TGGTCACGTTAGCTCTGTGTAACTCAGTATTTTAAGACACAAAACCAGCTGGAGTGTTGAACAACAATATAAAGTTATCCTtaaatgctgcttctgctgaaATGCTCAAATTTGGTTTAATAAGTGATTAAGAGAAACTTACCTCAGTCTTTCAAGTGTCTTTGAGAATattataaagcgctatataaatctaatattattattatattattattatttcaaggAGTGCTAAATGGCGCTGAGAACATCTTGGTCCGTTttgaaatgaggaggaggagaggagctctccagagtacagagcactctgtactctggagagtACAGAGCgctctgtactctggagagtACAAAGTGCTCTGTactctgtactctggagagcactctgtactctggagagcactctgtactctccagagtacagagtgctctccagagtacagagtgcagagcgctctgtactctggagagtACTCTCCAGAATACACCAGTCTTGTAACTCTGAACACTTTCACCAACACTGGGGTGTATCTTACTCTAGCTGTTGTTGTAATAACTCTGAAAGAGTCCATGGACTTTGACAATGTATATTTTACACCGAACATTTTTaactctgaatattttcacctaCACTGGAGGGTATGTTACTCCGGCTGTTGTTGTAATGACTCTTGCTGTTGTTGTAATAACTCTGAGGGAGTTAATATACTTTGACAAGGCATATTTAACTCTGGAGAATTTGCAGTGTACCAGCATGTATTTCTTTGAGAGGCTGGATTTGCTCATGAAAAACTTACCCTCCCTTTCCTTTAAGTTTTGAGCATTTTGGGGGAATTTTGAACAAACATTACCCACAGTAATGTCCAGTTTATTGCATTCAAGGACATAATGCTGTAAAACTCTGGGTTGTATCTTTAACGCACGCTATGCTGTGTCATGCCAGGGCCACTTGACTGTGACTGTTCTTTTCTACCTGTTACGCAACTCTTAACCTCTGTCCAATAGTTCTCATACTTACTCTGGTGTTatgggtgtatgtgtgtatgtgtgtgtgtgtacacgttACTTAAGTTGAACTGGGCGAGCTCTATTCAGCTCTCATTTACACACAGAggaacaacagcaacagtcaCGGCAAAACCTGAAGAAAGGTATGATAGGTTTTTCTCTGGTTTGAAATGagttggcttttttttaatgattattttaattattttatattgttttattttactgtttctcACATGTAGCTCTTTTACTCAATGTTGCATATcttttaaactatttaaaaaaaatgtctttatcaTTGTTTGTCTGCCATTTCTATCATGCAAAgcactttgttttgaaaagtactgtaaaaataaagattattattattattgtggattttacaattatttttattcacttattataTATGCACATACTGCATGTTACTCACTACTTTATggatttttaattcattttatacTTTGAATTATTAATCCATATTTTTTTGAATGGGCAGGctttgtttccttttgtttcttttgttatattttttcattttgaggCTTGGTTGCTGTTATTTCAGATGCAGTATAATTATCACAATGAGGCTCAGAGGATGTGCTCAGAAAGTGTGCACATCTCATTTTTTCCTAATTTTAAGACAGGACAGAGATATTTTAAGGGCCTTGATTTACAGTCCTTCATTTTTACAACCATGCACACTCATTCTAGTGCCTAAACTAAGAAAGTGTAAATGAACTCTTTGATCAAAGAAATTAGGTCACACCCGTTGGGAAGCCAAGAGGGAGGCAAATTGGGGCTACTCAAGTTGCACGAATAAAAGCTTAAAGTCTTATCACAAAGCTTAACAAATACCTTGAAGATGGCTTGATTTGAGCAGGAACAGCTCCTCCAATTTCTAAAATCACAAACAAGGTGTTCTGGGAGGGAGTTTTGGACGAGGTGTACTGGCCTGATCTGGTAATTGAGGTCGTGCATTTTTCTCAAACCATTGATTTGCACGTGATAAAGAGAAACTTTTCTAACATTAATGGGTATGGCAcgttaaaaatgtttgaaatgtaaatgattAATTTTTTGTTCTCTCTCCAGAGCATAATGGCGCTCCTCCTGTGGCTCGGCCTGTCGCTGCTGGTCTCTGTCCATTCCGGCGGCGTCAAGAACTGCCACCATGGTTGCCACTGTGAGGTGGAAAGCTTTGGCCTGTTCGACAGCTTCAGCCTGACCAGGGTGGACTGCCGAGGGTTGGGACCCGGCACCAGCATGCCCATCCCCATCCCACTGGACACGGCTCACCTGGACCTGTCCTCCAACGCCATGGGCCCGCTCACCGACGCCATGTTAGCTGGTCCAGGCTACACCACCCTCGTTAGCTTGGACCTCAGCAGCAATCTTATAACAAAGGTCAGTGGTTAGAGGAGCTCAAGTGTTGACCTTTTGGTCTGTAATGAGGTTATGTAACCTTTGAACGTAGAACTGcaaagattaattgattagttgtcaactattaaataatttagcaactattttgatgattggtttgagtcatttttaagaaaacaagtaaaaattctctgattccagcttcttaaatgtcaatattttctggtttctttactcctctgtggcagtaaacagaatatctttgattgtggacaaaacaagacattagaggacgtcatcttgggctttgggaaacattgatcgacattttttgccattttcggaattttttttgaccaaacaactaatcgattagtcgagaaaataatcaacagattaatcaacaatgaaaataatcgttagttgcagccctatttgaaTGAAAAAGTTACACATTCTTCatacaaatgaaaagaaatacAATTTATAATCAATAAAATGTGTCCACCCTTAATTCAATAAACTCAGGGGGGTTTTGGTGCTACAGTGTTACATATATGCACATCATTTGTAGCCAATGTTAGCTAACTTTAGATAGATATTGTGTAACCAGCTTTactggaaaacattttttttttgttttagttccCTCTAACCGctcatgtttacagtgtttttagaTGTAgaaagcagctgttttcaggAGAAAAAGCTGTACAACACCATGTGATATAACTCCCCCGCACCAAATGGCAGAAAGACAAAGCTAGCAGCTCCATAGTGGAGGATATGGCAGCCAAAGAGAGACATTTCGTCagcagttggtggagaccaaaacagagctaaaaaagaATGAATATTAGATTCACATTTTCAAAGATTTACAGACATACATACTTAAAAGattgttttaaatatatttgacaTTTATTGAGAGACATATGTAAAAAGTCACTGTATAGTTATATTTCACTGTATCTTCAACTCTGAAAATATTATCATGCCACTGCTTAACTCTGAAAAtgttttccttctctctttatctctccctTGCCTTCACATTTCCAGGTAACACCCAATGCTTTGTCCAAGCTGCGTTACCTGGAGACTCTGGATCTGAGCCACAACAACCTGGAGAGCCTCTCCCCGAGCTGCTTCTCCGGCCTCCCTCTGGCTGAAGTTGACCTCAGCCACAACGGCTTCCAAGAGTTCGACATGGACGTGTTCGCTACTAAAGTTAACGGCGAACCTGTCAGCGTGGATCTGTCTCATAACAAGCTCGTGTCAGTCTCCACGACTCTGCGAGGGAGAGTGTTACACATTCAGAGCTTAAATCTGTTAGCGAACCGGCTGTCGAGCGTACCGAGGCTGGCGGGACTCCCGCTGAGGTACCTCAATCTGGATGGTAACCCCATCACACGGATCAAGGAGGGAGCTTTTGCTCAGCTGAAAGATCTGGTTTATTTATCCATCAGTGGCCTCCACGAGCTTCAGGAGATCGAGCCGCATAGCTTCAAGGGCCTCCAGAGCCTGCAAGTTCTTGATCTCTCCAAAAACCCTGAGCTCAAGACTCTGAACCCTGTGGTCTTCAGCGGACTAGACTCCCTGCAAGAGCTTAATTTATCTGGCTCTGGTGTGGCGTCCTTGCCAAATAACATGCTGACCCACCTGCCCAGTATTAAGAGTATCACACTGGGACGAAGCGTCAACTGCTGGAGGACCCAGAAACAGGGACAGTTCCACCGGCAGCTGGGTCAGGTCCAGCACAACGAGGTGCTGACCTGTAATGTGGAGGGCATCGTGTTGTGAAACAGTGCCTGTGGAAATGGACCACACCTTAAGGGGCCATTATACTGCCTCCACCCAAACCTTCGCAGCGTTGGATACAACTATAAACACTTTTGATTTCCAACACGTTGTACAGCCACGTTCTGAGTATTCCCCGGCCTTTACAGTCCTGATGCCAGAGCTGTGCCTTATCTGATTTGATATGCAAAACACTTTTTTGTGTGTTACTTTCACTCAATTACCTCTGTTCTAAGGTGAGCCTTTGGAATATGTCTTAAAGGTTTAAAGTAGCCTTCATCAACTCTTGACAGAAGTATCATAAATGATGTAcctttcagaaaatgaatgtACAGCATTCTACATCTTAACACGTAGCTTAAACTGGTGGAAAACCTTTCATGAATCCAAAACTTTAAGTAATGTTCGTACATTATGTACTTCATTTAAAGTGGGACCATATTAAGAGCTATTTGCACTTATTCCAGttgcgacttttttttttttaaataatgcacTTACACATGGCCTAAGTGTCATCCAGTGTAATACAAAACCTGTGCATTTCTCATAATATCCacactgaaaaatatttttacgaCTGTTGACCACTAAgattttttatttgactttgaATGTGATGCTTTATTGAAATGATTATAAGGGATAgttagacattttgggaaatgcgcttATTTGTTTTCTAGCTGcgagtcagatgagaagattCTCATATTTgtttgttagcttagcttagcacaaagactggaaacagggggaaacagctagcctgactctgtCCAAACACAAGTCATAGTCCGTTTGGCAAGTCCGTATCAGAGTGAAATTTAtacttttggttcgttttctatttagtctggtttggtttcacaATGCACAGATGAAAGCAGACCAAATAAACAAACGCTGGCGCAGGCAGCCCGTAATCCCCTGCGGTTTAGTTCACTTCCTGCAATATGGTCGGATTAGGTTCTCACTGCAATCGAACCGCACTAGAGTTTGCTTGGAAACGGTtcgagaccacctctcgcaaacggtctcggaccggttgttttggtccgcgccaaagtacgattactgcgtacgcaactgcccaaacgaaccacaccagagtaagatgaaaacagactaaatgttggcttgtgaaagagGGAAAGCTCACTAATAACTTGTTGTATCTGGTTTGTTAAATCCGTACAAAAAacgaaatgtaaaaacaacggTTGTGGTTGTACGGGGGGGACTATTTCTCAGCcttgcagtgacttcctggagtcttatCGTTGTCCCCATATAACCACAACCTGTTGTTTTcacacttcagtttttgtacagataaaaTAAATGAGATATAAGCTTTTTATTAAGTGGATGTTTTTACTTCCAGACAGAACCAGGTCAGCCAGTCTTAATGCTAAATTAAGCTACTGGCTGTAGCTTTACCATACAGACATTAGAATAtcaatcttcttatctaactcttgCCAAGAAAGCTAACGTgcgtattatatattattgtattatatatatatatatatatatactgtatgtatcccATAAATGTCGATCTGTACAATCCAAGAACCAGAATTATTTAGCGCGGTCTGGGTGAGAAACTTACAGTAAAGTCTGTAAGATCTTTTCTCGTTAAACCCACAAAACGACCATTTCATTACTTGAATGTTTTTTCTATGACCACCAGCCCAAACCTGACACCTTGTTCATTATGTTCGGATAAGTTATCTTCATAATGACACTAAGTTTGGTGTCCAGCCTTTTTCAAATTAAGTCGATGCAGACAGTCTTTGACATGTTGTTCACtgatctgtttgtttttgacatttcacaACAGGAGTCAACGCGTCCTGAACACGTTGATCTGGAGTTTATTTTGACCTGCTGTCAAATCAATCTCCAGTTGGAACAACTTTCATATAATAGTTAATGAAGTGAAGCCGGTATCTGTTGATGTTTAAACACGGAGCTGCACTGTGCTGTCATGTGTAACTTCACCTTCCTGTGGTATTTCTAAGAGGACGATCAGCCTCAAGACTGCATGTATTAAGAGGATTTTGAATGTGAGCAATCTGTGAAGGCTTGGGGCCTTTTTGGTTTAGAGATTTTAAAGGAAATCCACCTTTTTTTCAGTTGGTTAATTGAAAGTCAGATGAGCCCAGTCTTGATGTAGAAgtttatatttgtatgtatgtaactatattgtatataactttatatatatatgaatcaAATGTGTAATAAATTGACCCTTCTGACACTTGTGGTTTAAATGACGTCTGTTCATCCTAAAAGCAGCGATGATTATTAGGTGAGTCAGCGAAGGAGCGCATTAAAAACGAAGCCTACATGAGGAAAGATTGTGTCAGACTCGACActgtatatttaacattttgttaGAGATCCTGTTTTTCAAAGCAGCGTGTGATTCGTCTCCGTGCACGCAACTGACTCATGGCAGGGTGTGTCGCTCTGCAGGACAAGAGGAGCGCTTTAGATCTCAGTGGTTTACTCTCACAGCACTTTCTCCACTGTgtataaaactttatttacttGGTAGTGTCtggatacacaaacacatacacacacttgtgGTCTTAAATGGTCCTTTAAAACACACTGAAGTGGACAGACGCGCCAGGGTTTGGCTGGATACCGTGCTACACTGGGCTGGTAACCTGCCAAGGAGGTGACtgggaagagaaagagggagagagagccgGGCTTCAGTCATGGCAGCTTACAGATCTCTTGTGTGTCGTCTGGCAATGAGTGTTTTTATCCTGTGAGACAGAGGAGACATTATGCCCTCCTTTCTGTGACACATCTTTTAAACTCTGAGACACCAGGAACAGCCCAAAATAAGGCTGACTAAACCAAGGGGGTTTCACAGATTGCACCATACTGTACACGTACAGTTCAGTTCAGTATTTTAGCCTATTtatgctgatgtgtgtgtgaatgcaactCTATTCTCTTCATGTTGGTAGCTGCGTGAGAGCCCTCAGCAGATTGACCCCATTGCAGAAAACACTTCCAGATGTTTGTGCATTTTTGTCCATCTCCTGAAGCGCTGGCATGTTGACACCCCagcaaccatccatccatcagaaACTGTCCCGGATACATTCAGTAGCGAAGACATAAACGCTCACTGACAACACTGTGAAATCGCAAAGACATTCGGGGAATGCAGCAGCACAACAAATCAGGTTACAGATCAAAGGAtcaagggattttttttttcactttggtGCCGCTATTGTAGCTCTTCATGTCTGAACATATGGAACGTAATCACAAAGCTACACCGAATGAAGATCATAGGTCACACATTTACCTTCCAGTTTGCTCCTAACAGTGTCCCTCTGTCTAGTCTGGGACATTTCCAGATGTGTTGTAAAGCAGCACAAATGTGTTCACATGAAAACTGCGTGTTTAGAGAAAGCACCACTAGATGATGAAACACAATTTGTAAGAGTACCTCTAACGATGTTTTACAGCTGAGAGGAGGTGAAAAAGTTTCTCTCAGAGCTGGAATGCTGCGACTGACATCTacggtgcttatagcgactgataacacctatttaatagtcTGACAACAGTCCAATCGGCTAAATCAATAAAGATCTCGACAGTAATGTTGACATTTCTGTTTGACACTGAAAAACAAACGCTGCAGAGATATTTAATTGGAATATGCTCATCTAACTGTTGACTCTGACAGAAAGTTAATTTCCCATGAAAGTAAAGAAACAGACGTGTTCAAATACAACCGCAGAGCACTGACAACATGGAAACTTTGTGTGTTATCTCCTCATGAAATCTTACTTTCGTGGTGTGAAGTAATGTCATCACCTAAATACAGTACAGTCACAGGAAGAGGGGCGGTGATAAGGAGAACAAGAGGCCCTTTTCAGGTGGCTAACGTTCAATAGAGACCTTGCCAGCTGACgtctaaaaaaataatttgcatgTTCATCTTATGCGCACATATTTGTGTGGTGTAATCGCTACAAACAAACAGCAGTTCACTTTTATGCAAGTTAGAACAAGCTTTGACAAGATGCATTTCTTGCCTCAGCTTTTACTGAATAAAAACTGACCTTTTCCTCCTGTTTTTCTTGTTCTTGTGTTGTTTTCCAACAGCGGAAAGTGGATTTTAAACATCATAATTAGTTTCATTctccaaaaaaacaacttaatttgGCCGTGCTGTTGGTGTTACGGCAGTGTGGGACATGTGAGTAAAGAAATCAAAAGGTAATCTCTGCAGTGGTCTGGCTCTGAGATGTGATTACTTCAAAGCAGTCGGGAAGCTTTGAACTGTGTATAATTAATTCAGGCAAGCCGAACCAGGGTGTCTTTATTAAGTGCTCTGTTCTTGCATGAACAACTATCAAACAAATGTAATTTGACCTTCCCCGGGTAGATCCTCTGGAGGATCAAGCTATCCAAGCAGCTAATTCACTTTGCTTCAACAATGCTGCTCCGAACACTGCAAGGTTTTACTTTTCAGTCCCGCAGGAGGCCGAAACCCAAGAATACTTTTTACAAGCAAGTTTCAAAAGCGTCTGTTTGGAAAGAGTGAATAATTATTTCTTAACTTGATGTTAACCTGATTTTCGTATCTTTCCAGAGGCACTGaagcacatttttttcatttgacaGCAGTGATATTGACGTATTGATGCTCCGAACGCCCTCTGGCTCGTCGTGCTGCCGTGACAACAGACACCAAGGCACTGTGTCAGCGCGCTGCAGCTCAGCACAgaggttttgtttttcagacaaaCAAAAGATCAGCTCAACTTGTCACAGGCCACAAAGATTTGCTTGTTTTTCTAGAGAGCCACGAAAGCTGTTGAGGTTTGTACCACTGTGTGGCATTACTGTGCATTAAGTAAATCCTAAAGACAAAGGTTAATGTAGGTTTTACACCATACTGTATTTCTTTGAGTTCGGTCCTCGACATCTGCAACGGTTCATGCACATGACTGAATTTGATGACCATGTTAAAAAAGCCTTGATGCCACATTGTAGTTAAAAGCAGTAGTTCCCAACTTAGGCGGGCCTCACAAGGGGTCGCGAGATGATCAAAGTGGACCTCTTAAGCGTATttccaggtgcatacttgtaccCCCGAAAAGACCAGTCTGTTCTctttggtcagctggcccatactgttctgattggtcaaccgagcCTAACttttcagactccgctccagctccgctctgacCAGCTTTGTTTGAG
The Sebastes fasciatus isolate fSebFas1 chromosome 7, fSebFas1.pri, whole genome shotgun sequence genome window above contains:
- the tsku gene encoding tsukushi isoform X2 → MALLLWLGLSLLVSVHSGGVKNCHHGCHCEVESFGLFDSFSLTRVDCRGLGPGTSMPIPIPLDTAHLDLSSNAMGPLTDAMLAGPGYTTLVSLDLSSNLITKVTPNALSKLRYLETLDLSHNNLESLSPSCFSGLPLAEVDLSHNGFQEFDMDVFATKVNGEPVSVDLSHNKLVSVSTTLRGRVLHIQSLNLLANRLSSVPRLAGLPLRYLNLDGNPITRIKEGAFAQLKDLVYLSISGLHELQEIEPHSFKGLQSLQVLDLSKNPELKTLNPVVFSGLDSLQELNLSGSGVASLPNNMLTHLPSIKSITLGRSVNCWRTQKQGQFHRQLGQVQHNEVLTCNVEGIVL
- the tsku gene encoding tsukushi isoform X1 — its product is MKDTKSIMALLLWLGLSLLVSVHSGGVKNCHHGCHCEVESFGLFDSFSLTRVDCRGLGPGTSMPIPIPLDTAHLDLSSNAMGPLTDAMLAGPGYTTLVSLDLSSNLITKVTPNALSKLRYLETLDLSHNNLESLSPSCFSGLPLAEVDLSHNGFQEFDMDVFATKVNGEPVSVDLSHNKLVSVSTTLRGRVLHIQSLNLLANRLSSVPRLAGLPLRYLNLDGNPITRIKEGAFAQLKDLVYLSISGLHELQEIEPHSFKGLQSLQVLDLSKNPELKTLNPVVFSGLDSLQELNLSGSGVASLPNNMLTHLPSIKSITLGRSVNCWRTQKQGQFHRQLGQVQHNEVLTCNVEGIVL